In the Pectinatus sottacetonis genome, CCGATCGACCTTGACCAATACTTCTGAGTAAAAGGCTGGCATGAGTCAGGGGCAATGCATGAATGAAATAATAAAGTGCTGTTGGTAGTTTGCTCGTAGAAAAAAATGTACCGCATAAAAATGACATTGGCAGTAATATATATGTATTAAATCGCCCCATATCCTCATAAGATGATATAGTCATTGCTGCATAAAAGCCAATTTCGGCAAATATAGTACAGTTTAATATAAGCACTAGGAGGAATAAAGATGTTATGTGGAAATTTGCTCCAAATGCATAAGAAAGTAATATAATAATAGCTGATGATATCATACCACGTAAAACTGCTGCCATAATTTTACCGATGGCGAATGATATGGGTTTTATAGGAGCAGTGAAATATTCTTCAATACTTTTATGGTAAACACGCTCGCCATGTAAAGGGGCTAGACTGTTGAATGATATATTCATTGAGTTTAGTGCCAATATTCCGGGGACGAGAAAGTCTAAATAAGAACCACCGCCTGTAGTGTGGATGCTTTTCCCCAGACCCCAGCCGAAAGCAACTAAATAAAGGATAGGAGCTACCATCCTGCTTAAAATAAATTTTATCATGCGATGTTTTAGTACTACCCAGTCACGCCAAAATGCAGTAAAAATATCATATAACATCAATTATTCACCTTTTTTCCGGTTAATTCGACAAAAACATCTTCCAGATTAGAACGGCGCTGCAGAATATTGCTTTGCTGGAGCTGTGCTGCAAAAGTCTGGGCCGCTTTTTTATTCTGGAATATTTTAAAATTGCGTTCGGCATTGTCATTATCCCATTCAACAACATATTGACCAATTTTTTCTTTTAAATTATCAGGAGAATCAAGTGCGATCAATTTACCCCTATTCATTATTGCTACACGACCGCACAGCGATTCTGCTTCTTCGATATAATGGGTAGTCAGGACTATTGTTACGCCGAGTTGGTGCATTTTTCGTATTAAATCCCATATACGTCGCCTGACCTGTGGATCTAATGCAACTGTTGGTTCATCTAGAAACAATATAGATGGTTTATGCATAAGCGCCCGTACTATTAAGAGTCGCCGCTGCATACCGCCAGATAAAGAACGAACACTGTCATTTATTCTGTCGGAAAGTTCGACATAGGAAAGCAGCTCATTTATACGGCTGACACGAGCCTGTTTTGTCATATGGTGCAGTCGGCCGTGTAAGTGCATATTTTCTCCAATGGTTAAATCTTGGTCGAAATTTATATGCTGGGGAACCACACCAATAAGTCCTTTTATATTTTTAGGGTTTTCGTCAGTAGTTAAATTATCATAATATATTTTACCAGAAGTAGGCTTAGTAAGCATAGTAAGCATCCGGATAGTTGTAGTTTTTCCTGCGCCGTTAGGACCGAGCAGGCCAAAAATTTCATTATTATTTATCTGCAAATTTAAATTATCGACAGCAATTTTGTCGTCAGTTTTTCCTAGAGCATTTTTATAGGAAAAAACTTTTTTAAGTGTGCAAAGCCGCAGCAACCGCATTCCTTCTTTCAGAGATTATTCTATATTATATATTAAAAATTGCGGTTAAAATTCAATACCCTTTTGTGCTTTTATGCCTTTTTTATAGGGATGCTTTATTTCTGTCATTTCTGTTACCAAATCAGCTTTTTCAATTACTGGCGCAGCAGCATCACGGCCTGTAAGCACTAAATGCAGTTCTGGTGGTTTGTTTTTAATTATTTTTAATACATCGTCAGTTTTTAATAAGTTAAATTTTACGGCATAGTTTATTTCATCGAGAATAATCATATCCCAACTATGACTGAGTTCTTCTGCATATGCTTTTTCAAGAGCTTTTTGGGCGGCTTTTATATGATCAGCTTGTTCAACGCCGGTATTTTTCCTGGTAAATCCCTCGCCCATTTGGTAGATTTGCAGCCTATTGCCTGGCAAGGCAGCCAATGCTTCAAGTTCACCATAACTTGTATTACCTTTTATAAATTGTATTATTAAAATGCGTAGTTTTTGTCCCCATGCCCTTAAAGCCAGACCAAGCGCAGCTGTAGTTTTTCCTTTGCCATTTCCAGTATTGACGATAATAAGACCAGTTGTTTTCATAAATATCTTCCTTTAATATATTTTTATAGAAATTTTATAGTTAGAACCCAGAATGCCACCATAAAGGAACAATTGGCAGAAGTATGATTACCAGGGCAATAAATAAAACAGTTGCAGTATACATGAGTTGTATTGCAGATACAATGTGTCTGGCACATAATTTTTGGTATGGATCGCCCATATATGCACGAAAATGCGGTTTGCCAAAATAATAGTTTTGTCCGCCTAACCGTATGTTCAATGCTCCTGCTACAGAAGCTTCGGTAAATCCTCCATTGGGGCTGGGATGTTTTTTGGCATCTCTTTTCATTATTTTCCAGGCGTTTTTATAATCAAAAT is a window encoding:
- a CDS encoding ABC transporter permease encodes the protein MLYDIFTAFWRDWVVLKHRMIKFILSRMVAPILYLVAFGWGLGKSIHTTGGGSYLDFLVPGILALNSMNISFNSLAPLHGERVYHKSIEEYFTAPIKPISFAIGKIMAAVLRGMISSAIIILLSYAFGANFHITSLFLLVLILNCTIFAEIGFYAAMTISSYEDMGRFNTYILLPMSFLCGTFFSTSKLPTALYYFIHALPLTHASLLLRSIGQGRSANGISLAILIFYTIICFFLCSYALKKNQE
- a CDS encoding ABC transporter ATP-binding protein translates to MLRLCTLKKVFSYKNALGKTDDKIAVDNLNLQINNNEIFGLLGPNGAGKTTTIRMLTMLTKPTSGKIYYDNLTTDENPKNIKGLIGVVPQHINFDQDLTIGENMHLHGRLHHMTKQARVSRINELLSYVELSDRINDSVRSLSGGMQRRLLIVRALMHKPSILFLDEPTVALDPQVRRRIWDLIRKMHQLGVTIVLTTHYIEEAESLCGRVAIMNRGKLIALDSPDNLKEKIGQYVVEWDNDNAERNFKIFQNKKAAQTFAAQLQQSNILQRRSNLEDVFVELTGKKVNN
- the cobO gene encoding cob(I)yrinic acid a,c-diamide adenosyltransferase, whose protein sequence is MKTTGLIIVNTGNGKGKTTAALGLALRAWGQKLRILIIQFIKGNTSYGELEALAALPGNRLQIYQMGEGFTRKNTGVEQADHIKAAQKALEKAYAEELSHSWDMIILDEINYAVKFNLLKTDDVLKIIKNKPPELHLVLTGRDAAAPVIEKADLVTEMTEIKHPYKKGIKAQKGIEF